The genomic DNA TGCGGCCTTCTTCGCCTCCGGAGGCGCTGTTTCCGCTTTATGGTCCGGTTTCTCCTTGGCCGCCGCTTTCTTTCTGGGCTTTTCCGCCCTCGGCTTGGCCAGCCGCTTGACCGCTTCTTTCTCTACTCCCTCGCTGATCGATGAGAGGGGGTTCTGGATGTCCTCGCCCATGGCGTGCAGAACCTCCAACAACTCCTTGCTGGAGATCCCCAGTTCCTTGGCCAGCTGGTGGACTCTCTTTCCCGCCATACTCACTCCCCGTTCGACCTCTCTGAGGCCATATTAAACATCAATCACGCCGTCTCTGAAAGGCTTTCGGCCTCACACTCCGTTCTGGTTAACAGGGCTAAACCTCTTCTTCCCCTGGTCCATCCTCGATGGGTGCGTCCCCGCCTCCAGCGGGCTCTTCGCCCTGCGGCTCCCGCCCGGCCCCGCCTTCGTCAACCTCCTCGAGGTCCTTCTCCAGGACCACGCCGACCCCGTCCTCCTCGACGTGTGCGGTGTATCCCTCGCGCTCGTCCCTGGCCTGGGACTCGCTCTTTATGTCTATCCTCCACCCCGTGAGCTTGGCCGCAAGGCGGGCGTTCTGCCCTTCCTTTCCGATGGCCAGAGACAGCTGGCTGTCGGGCACGATCACCTCAGAGAGCTCTTCATCCTCATATACCCGCACTTCTTTGACCTTGGCGGGGCTGAGCGCGTTGGAGACGAACTCGCGTGGGTCCTCCCTCCAGGGTACGATGTCCACTTTTTCGCCCTTCAGCTCGTTGACCACCATGCGTACCCGGGAACCCCTGGCGCCCACGCAGGCCCCCACGGGGTCTATGTTTCGGTCGTGGGAGAGAACGGCGATCTTGGAGCGGTGTCCGGGTTCCCTGGCCACCGCCTTAATCTCCACGTATCCCTCGGCTATCTCGGGGACCTCCAGCTCGAACAGGCGTTTGAGCAGGCCGGGGTGGGTGCGAGATACCAGTATCTGCGGCCCCTTGCTGGTCTTGCGGACCTCCACGATGTATACCTTTATCCGCATACCATGCCGGGGCCTCTCGCCGTACATCTGTTCGGAGACCGGCAACAGCGCCTCGACCTTCCCCAGGTCCACCAGGGTGTAGCGCGCGTCCGATTGCTGCACGATCCCGGTTACTATGTCCCCCGCCTTTTCCC from Actinomycetota bacterium includes the following:
- the nusA gene encoding transcription termination factor NusA; amino-acid sequence: MNVEWLEALRQIEREKGIDAETIILALEAALLSAYKKNYATEEEARVEVNRETGSIHVFAEVESETGEVAEEEVTPSNFGRIAAQTAKQVILQRIREAERDLMFEEYREKAGDIVTGIVQQSDARYTLVDLGKVEALLPVSEQMYGERPRHGMRIKVYIVEVRKTSKGPQILVSRTHPGLLKRLFELEVPEIAEGYVEIKAVAREPGHRSKIAVLSHDRNIDPVGACVGARGSRVRMVVNELKGEKVDIVPWREDPREFVSNALSPAKVKEVRVYEDEELSEVIVPDSQLSLAIGKEGQNARLAAKLTGWRIDIKSESQARDEREGYTAHVEEDGVGVVLEKDLEEVDEGGAGREPQGEEPAGGGDAPIEDGPGEEEV
- a CDS encoding translation initiation factor IF-2 N-terminal domain-containing protein; the protein is MAGKRVHQLAKELGISSKELLEVLHAMGEDIQNPLSSISEGVEKEAVKRLAKPRAEKPRKKAAAKEKPDHKAETAPPEAKKAA